Proteins found in one Terribacillus sp. DMT04 genomic segment:
- a CDS encoding YisL family protein → MDGMILTHIIGWGLGIVLFFAALVLYNEKKSKQATIPHMILRLDYLVILYTGFVLLWRYFDASGSSFTVQAIIKGIAGLIVVICMEMILVKMKKEKSAKAWWIIFFIALVITLLLGFGILPMGFLPA, encoded by the coding sequence ATGGACGGCATGATATTGACGCATATTATTGGCTGGGGCCTTGGAATCGTGCTCTTCTTTGCGGCACTTGTTCTGTACAACGAGAAGAAAAGCAAACAAGCAACGATTCCGCACATGATTCTGCGCTTGGATTATTTGGTCATCTTGTATACTGGCTTTGTATTATTATGGAGATACTTTGACGCATCTGGATCTTCCTTTACTGTCCAAGCAATTATCAAAGGGATTGCTGGCTTGATTGTTGTTATCTGCATGGAAATGATCTTAGTCAAAATGAAAAAGGAAAAATCAGCAAAAGCATGGTGGATTATCTTTTTTATCGCACTAGTAATTACACTGCTGCTTGGCTTCGGTATTTTGCCGATGGGCTTTTTGCCTGCATAA